In Geopsychrobacter electrodiphilus DSM 16401, a single window of DNA contains:
- a CDS encoding SDR family oxidoreductase, translating to MKLTNKTIFITGGSRGIGLEIALAAAREGANIVIAARSNKPQPKLPGTIHTAAKAIESAGGKCLPLVMDVRDETRVAECATEAAAHFGGIDILVNNASAIYLAGSLDVPAKRFDLMQQVNMRGTFMASQACLPYLLKSENPHILTLSPPINLDPKWFIRHTAYTISKYSMSMCVFGLAAEFGPQGVGVNALWPKTVIDTAALAMLKGMVDPKNCRLPKIVADAAVAIFKRDAKRCSGNFFIDEEVLREEGVSDFSGYAVRAGEFLMPDLFLSEVR from the coding sequence ATGAAACTTACTAACAAAACCATATTTATAACCGGCGGCAGCCGCGGCATCGGGCTTGAAATAGCCTTGGCGGCAGCTCGTGAAGGTGCAAATATCGTCATCGCTGCACGCAGCAATAAACCCCAACCAAAACTCCCTGGCACAATCCATACCGCAGCTAAGGCTATTGAGTCTGCCGGCGGTAAGTGCTTGCCGCTGGTAATGGATGTGCGCGATGAAACACGGGTGGCGGAATGTGCGACCGAAGCCGCAGCGCATTTCGGTGGGATCGATATTCTGGTCAATAATGCCAGCGCCATCTACCTGGCTGGTTCACTTGATGTACCCGCCAAGCGTTTTGATTTGATGCAGCAGGTCAATATGCGTGGCACCTTCATGGCCAGCCAGGCTTGCTTGCCGTACCTGTTGAAGTCGGAAAATCCGCATATCCTGACCCTGTCGCCGCCGATTAATCTCGACCCCAAATGGTTTATACGTCACACGGCATACACCATCTCAAAGTATTCCATGAGTATGTGCGTGTTTGGACTTGCCGCTGAATTTGGACCACAGGGTGTTGGGGTCAATGCACTCTGGCCGAAGACCGTGATTGATACAGCGGCCCTGGCGATGCTGAAGGGGATGGTTGATCCCAAAAACTGTCGCCTGCCAAAAATAGTTGCAGATGCTGCCGTCGCGATCTTCAAGCGTGATGCTAAGCGATGCAGTGGAAATTTCTTTATCGATGAAGAGGTGCTTCGCGAAGAGGGGGTGTCAGATTTTTCAGGTTACGCTGTGCGGGCAGGTGAATTCTTGATGCCCGATTTATTTTTAAGCGAAGTCAGATAA